The window TTTCTGCGACGATCACCGTACCCATGAACTGCTGGGTCTCAAACAGACGGTCCACCAGTTGGGACAGCCTCGGTTGTGAATCGTTGGACTGTGCAAAAGCACTGGAAAGGATCAGGGGCAAAGTCAGCCAGTAAGGTTTTCTCATGTGGGTCTCCGTGAAACAGTGGGTGTGCATGTTGGGAATGAAAGGACGGATTTCTTTGGGTTCTGGGTGGGACCGGGTCAAAGGGAAGTCCACCACAAGAACCATGCGGTCTGTGGTCTGTGGAAAGGGGCTTTCCCGGTGCTGTTTTGATTAAAGGCCATGCCCTGATTTCTGTCAATGGATTTCCGGAATCGATTCCGGAAATGGGATGATCTTCGACCATGTCCTCATCTTCATCATGAAACCGGCTGTTTTCTTTGATTCCATTTCTGCACAAATCCAGCTGCTCCTGCACCCACCACAATCCACCCCATGGGACAACCGTCAATCGCAATTTGCCATTGTGGCTTTGCACCAAATCAAAAATTGCTTAAGACAATTGTTTTTCAGTTGTCTCTTCAAAGTCTCCACCAGAGGCTTTCTGTTCCACAGCCCTCTGGACTGCTGGGCTGATGCATGCAGGATCACCTTGACAGCAGACAGCCCTTGGTCTAAGTTGAGATCAAACATTCTGGAATCGATTCCGGAATGTTGCCCGAAAGACAAGCCGTCCATGTTTTTTCTTGATCTGCACCAAAATTCCACAGCCAGAAGGTCCCATCGGACCCATGGCACAAAGGACCCAATGGACCGAACTCAACCTCCAGTGGTTTGCCCCAAGAATCCAAGTGTCCACCTGTGGGCAGGCCACATCCACCGAAGATCGGGGATGGACCGGACACCCACCCGGGGGTTCGAAGTGTTCACCTCTCCTCTGGATCAAGCGTGGATGACCTGGGCTTTTGATTTGCCCCCCAACAGCCCCTGTCAGGTGATCCACTGGAAAGAAGGGTCGGTGCAGGAAGCCTTGATGAGAAGCGGATATCCGCCAGAGGCAGATGTGCTGCTGGCCCTGCAGAAATCCGCATGGACCCACCGGATCAGCAAGCTGAATGTTTTGGTGCTGGTGACCGGACTGAGGGAGGCACCCGTAACCCAGATCCAGAGGGCGCAGGACTGGGTGGTGTTCCATGTGGGCAATCTCACCCGTTCAGCAGCAAACCTCGCGCAGGCCAGCGATTGAAAGCATCTGTAAAGGCTGTCCAAAACAAGCATCCCATCTCCACCCCTTTTTGCCCTTTGTACAAAGTGCTGGACGCACAGCAGCTTTCCTGACCTTCTCATCCGCTTCCCTCAGCCTGAAGGATACAGTCCTTTGGGCCTAAATCAAGAACATGAGGCAACATGGCCAAAATCACCATCAAAGATGTCGCCAGACGTGCAGGTGTGCAACCCAGCACCGTGTCCCGGGCCATCCACAACCACCCAGACATCAAACCGGCCACCCGCGCCCGCATCCTGCAGACCATTGAGGAACTCGGGTTCATTCCAGACCGGGCGGCCCAGAGTTTCCGCACCGGCAAAAACCACTCGGTCAGCGTGATGCTGCCGTCTCCGGGCAATGATTTTTACATCCGGCTGATCAACGCCATCGATGAGGTTCTTGAACAGCACGATTATGACGCTGCCGTCTTCCCCATGCTCTCCCAGCGCAGGCTGGCCCGCTACCAGAACCCGCAAGCCCTGCCGTACCAGACCGACGGACTCATGTTGGTCTCTCTGGACCCCGAGCAGCTTTATGACGACCTGCATACCTTACAGGGTCTGCCCACTGTGGTGCTGGAGGTGCACTCCCGGCATTTTGACAGCGTCACCCTGAACAACCCTCTGGGGGGAAAGCTGGCTGCCCAGCACCTGCAAGAGCGTCCTGCCGAGACTTTTGTGATGTGTTATGCCCCAGAGCCACAAGCTGCGGGTGTGCCTTCCAGTGGGGTTTTTGAAGAACGCCTGCAGGGCTTCTTGCAGTTCTTCGAGAAGGTCGGAACACCGGTCCCTCTGGACCACCAGGTCAGGGTCAATTTTGATTGGCCCAAGGTTCAGGAGGCTGCCCGCACCGTGCTCAGCCGCAGGCAAGCTGAACCCTTCAATGTCTTTGCAGTGTGTGACCTGTTTGCCCACGCCCTTCTTGAGGAAATCCGGGAACAGGGACTCACTCTGGGGGAAGATGTGAGACTGGTGGGGTACGATCTGGAACCCCACCCTTCAGGAACCGCCAGTGTGCATCAGGCTGCAGAGGAGATGGGAAGGCGGGCCACCGAAATGCTGATGGAACGCATCCTGCAGCCTGACCTGCCCATCCGACATGTGCAGGTGGATCCGGTGCTGAAAGTGGGCCGGTCTTGATTCTGTGGGTGATTCGATCTCAGCGTGTCAGGGCAACACCTTGCACATTGGCGGTTTGAAGGGGATTGTGGGAGAGGTTCTGCGAAATCGGCTCAACTGCAATTGAGTTGATGTTGGGTTGGTGGTCTTTCTGGAGTGAAGGATCTTGCGTGAAGGACAGGCCCGTCCTTGTTGCACAACCCAGCAAGATCAACATCAAGCGAAAACTCCACCCGCAACCGGGTGGAGTTGTTGTTCAGGGATTT of the Deinococcus misasensis DSM 22328 genome contains:
- a CDS encoding LacI family DNA-binding transcriptional regulator; this translates as MAKITIKDVARRAGVQPSTVSRAIHNHPDIKPATRARILQTIEELGFIPDRAAQSFRTGKNHSVSVMLPSPGNDFYIRLINAIDEVLEQHDYDAAVFPMLSQRRLARYQNPQALPYQTDGLMLVSLDPEQLYDDLHTLQGLPTVVLEVHSRHFDSVTLNNPLGGKLAAQHLQERPAETFVMCYAPEPQAAGVPSSGVFEERLQGFLQFFEKVGTPVPLDHQVRVNFDWPKVQEAARTVLSRRQAEPFNVFAVCDLFAHALLEEIREQGLTLGEDVRLVGYDLEPHPSGTASVHQAAEEMGRRATEMLMERILQPDLPIRHVQVDPVLKVGRS